Proteins encoded within one genomic window of Hevea brasiliensis isolate MT/VB/25A 57/8 chromosome 8, ASM3005281v1, whole genome shotgun sequence:
- the LOC110649432 gene encoding uncharacterized protein LOC110649432 isoform X2 has product MSWRSGGSLSRTLISAARAPSRLSSLPLPRIRPPPTASPRLQSRRLSFVTSRNMGELGCMQSFLPLHSMLSTNHLTSRLNANLRAFCELSHGT; this is encoded by the exons ATGTCTTGGCGCAGTGGAGGATCGCTTTCACGCACGCTCATCTCCGCTGCCAGGGCTCCATCTCGCCTCTCCTCGTTGCCGCTCCCCCGCATTCGTCCCCCGCCCACTGCCTCGCCCCGGCTCCAGTCCCGCCGCCTGTCCTTTGTTACATCTAG GAACATGGGAGAACTGGGATGTATGCAATCATTCTTGCCTCTGCATAGCATGTTGTCCACAAACCACCTCACATCACGCCTCAATGCTAACTTGCGGGCTTTTTGTGAGCTGTCTCACGGTAC
- the LOC110649432 gene encoding uncharacterized protein LOC110649432 isoform X1 has product MSWRSGGSLSRTLISAARAPSRLSSLPLPRIRPPPTASPRLQSRRLSFVTSRNMGELGCMQSFLPLHSMLSTNHLTSRLNANLRAFCELSHGTFYRTCQDR; this is encoded by the exons ATGTCTTGGCGCAGTGGAGGATCGCTTTCACGCACGCTCATCTCCGCTGCCAGGGCTCCATCTCGCCTCTCCTCGTTGCCGCTCCCCCGCATTCGTCCCCCGCCCACTGCCTCGCCCCGGCTCCAGTCCCGCCGCCTGTCCTTTGTTACATCTAG GAACATGGGAGAACTGGGATGTATGCAATCATTCTTGCCTCTGCATAGCATGTTGTCCACAAACCACCTCACATCACGCCTCAATGCTAACTTGCGGGCTTTTTGTGAGCTGTCTCACGGTACCTTCTACCGTACTTGTCAGGATCGCTAG